In one window of Ptiloglossa arizonensis isolate GNS036 chromosome 5, iyPtiAriz1_principal, whole genome shotgun sequence DNA:
- the LOC143146780 gene encoding tumor protein p63-regulated gene 1-like protein isoform X2 → MDETYFDEGPAGNFETTTLEITKDLDGNEFNNLCSVSSGISATRRNMENQDNASNQVRTSMNISNIPFKHIDIHSFFTDRNEVVERALKDCQDSLINEEEKDIVGNWLLTEISLWDIEKERLVVLTKKAIYSIKYDFISLKILEYNRVPLSQIDTLISGELIYPSSSLAPKRYLSGIRLMWNKGTPLPLSKKWNPFAKDIPWLTYTSHPLFWYKGSEVDKAKFDVDGLHSTIIRLLSSECVIRTGSIIIENYFGLGALVHNRNGLGFFKIRGKVSF, encoded by the exons ATGGACGAAACATATTTTGATGAGGGGCCAGCGGGAAATTTTGAAACAACAACACTAGAGATTACCAAGGACCTTGACGGGAATGAATTCAATAATTTGTGTTCCGTTTCTAGTG GAATCAGTGCTACGAGAAGGAACATGGAGAACCAAGACAATGCTTCCAATCAAGTTCGAACATCAATGAACATTTCCAATATTCCTTTTAAACATATAGATATACATTCCTTTTTTACGGATAGAAACGAAGTTGTAGAAAGAGCTCTAAAAGATTGTCAAGATAGTTTAATAAATGAAGAAGAGAAAGATATAGTTGGAAACTGGCTTTTGACCGA AATAAGCTTGTGGGATATTGAGAAGGAAAGACTTGTAGTGCTCACCAAAAAAGctatttattcgataaaatatgactttatttccttaaaaatactcgaatataatCGAGTACCTTTATCTCAAATTGATACATTAATTTCGGGTGAACTGATCTATCCATCTTCATCTTTAGCTCC GAAAAGATACTTATCTGGAATAAGATTGATGTGGAATAAGGGTACTCCATTGCCATTGAGTAAAAAGTGGAATCCATTTGCAAAAGATATACCATGGCTTACGTATACTAGTCATCCATTATTTTGGTACAAAg GATCAGAAGTAGATAAAGCAAAATTTGATGTCGATGGTTTACATTCAACAATTATACGTTTATTGTCATCGGAATGTGTCATAAGAACTGGATCTATTATAATAGAAAACTATTTTGGTCTAGGTGCTTTAGTACACAATAGAAATGGATTAGGCTTCTTTAAGATCCGGGGTAAAGTCAgcttttaa
- the LOC143146780 gene encoding tumor protein p63-regulated gene 1-like protein isoform X1 has protein sequence MDETYFDEGPAGNFETTTLEITKDLDGNEFNNLCSVSSGISATRRNMENQDNASNQVRTSMNISNIPFKHIDIHSFFTDRNEVVERALKDCQDSLINEEEKDIVGNWLLTEISLWDIEKERLVVLTKKAIYSIKYDFISLKILEYNRVPLSQIDTLISGELIYPSSSLAPRLSGLAEGVSSIFHCAVRQEWSSLTSCTGLTQFDSRKRYLSGIRLMWNKGTPLPLSKKWNPFAKDIPWLTYTSHPLFWYKGSEVDKAKFDVDGLHSTIIRLLSSECVIRTGSIIIENYFGLGALVHNRNGLGFFKIRGKVSF, from the exons ATGGACGAAACATATTTTGATGAGGGGCCAGCGGGAAATTTTGAAACAACAACACTAGAGATTACCAAGGACCTTGACGGGAATGAATTCAATAATTTGTGTTCCGTTTCTAGTG GAATCAGTGCTACGAGAAGGAACATGGAGAACCAAGACAATGCTTCCAATCAAGTTCGAACATCAATGAACATTTCCAATATTCCTTTTAAACATATAGATATACATTCCTTTTTTACGGATAGAAACGAAGTTGTAGAAAGAGCTCTAAAAGATTGTCAAGATAGTTTAATAAATGAAGAAGAGAAAGATATAGTTGGAAACTGGCTTTTGACCGA AATAAGCTTGTGGGATATTGAGAAGGAAAGACTTGTAGTGCTCACCAAAAAAGctatttattcgataaaatatgactttatttccttaaaaatactcgaatataatCGAGTACCTTTATCTCAAATTGATACATTAATTTCGGGTGAACTGATCTATCCATCTTCATCTTTAGCTCC acGATTAAGTGGTTTGGCAGAGGGTGTGTCATCAATATTTCATTGTGCAGTTCGTCAAGAGTGGTCTTCTCTTACCTCTTGTACCGGTCTTACACAATTTGATTCTAG GAAAAGATACTTATCTGGAATAAGATTGATGTGGAATAAGGGTACTCCATTGCCATTGAGTAAAAAGTGGAATCCATTTGCAAAAGATATACCATGGCTTACGTATACTAGTCATCCATTATTTTGGTACAAAg GATCAGAAGTAGATAAAGCAAAATTTGATGTCGATGGTTTACATTCAACAATTATACGTTTATTGTCATCGGAATGTGTCATAAGAACTGGATCTATTATAATAGAAAACTATTTTGGTCTAGGTGCTTTAGTACACAATAGAAATGGATTAGGCTTCTTTAAGATCCGGGGTAAAGTCAgcttttaa